GCAATCCGGTCGACAGCCTCGTCGCGCGCCGCCTGGCCGCCCTGGATTACGTGGTGTGCGCCACGCCGGCCTACCTGGCCGCACGCGAGCGGATCGCCACGCCGGCCGGCCTGGCCGCGCACAATTGCATGGTAGCGGGCCAAGGCCTGGAAGACACGTGGCGTTTTACGCGCGGCGACGAGGGCAGCGAAGTGCGCGTAACGGGGCGCCTGGCCGTCAACAGCAGCGAATCGCTGCGCCAGGCCGTACTGCAGGGGATCGGCGTCGGCCTGTTGCCGACCTACGCCGTCGATGCCGACCTGCGCGCGGGTGCCCTGGACGTGGTGCTGCCCGGCTACCGCGCCGAAGGTCGCTTCGGCAACAGCGTCCACGCGATCTTCGCCCCGAGCCGGTTCAACACGCCGAAGATGCGGGTGTTCATCGATTTCTTGCTGGAGAAGTTCGGAGCGGGCGCGCTGTGGTCTGCGGCATCGCCGGGGTACGAGAGCAACAGCGCTCAGCCGCCCAGTGCCAGCGCCACCGCGGCTTCGCAGTGAATCCGCGTGGTATCGAAAACAGGGATGTCGACGTCGTCCTGGCGGACCAGCAGCGGAATCTCGGTGCAGCCCAGGATGCACCCTTGCGCGCCCTGCCGGGCCAGGCCGGCGATGATCTCGCAGAACACCTGGCGGCTGGCGGCATTCATCCGGTTGTGCACCAGCTCGTCGTAGATGATGGCGTGGATGCGCTCCTGGTCCGCTGCCGACGGCGTGACGGTGTCGATGCCGTGCGCCGCCAGCCGGTCATGATAGAAACGTCCCGCCATCGTTTGCTTCACGCCCAGCAGCGCGACCTTGCGCAGGCCGGACGCCTGCACCCGCGCTGCCGTCGCGTCGACGATGCTGAGGAAGGGCAGCTCGACGAGCGGCAGCAGGGCGGGCGCGAAGCGGTGCGCGCCGTTGGCACAGAACAGGAAGAAGTCCGCGCCGCCCGCCTGCAGTCGTGCCACCTGCTCGGCGAGGAAGGCCACGATGGCCGGTGGATCGTCGGCGCGCGATGTGAAGTCGAACTGGTCCATGCTTTGCAGGACGATGCGCGCACTGTGCGCATCGCCTTCACGCTGGACAACGAGTTCGCTGATGATGCGGTAGTACTCCGCGGTGGAGGCCCAGCCGATGCCGCCCAGCAGGCCGATGGTCTTCTGTTGCATGCCGGCCGTTCCCCGCTCAGCCGATGAACGAGTCGAACTGCACCTCGAACTCCTGCAGCGCCTTCTGCGCGTTCTGCATCTGGCGGCGGAACTCGGGGCCGCGCTGCAGCGCCAGGCCGACGGCCAGCACGTCGATGACGACGAGGTAGGCCAGGCGCGCCGAGATCGGCGTGTACGGGTCGGTGTTGAAGATCAGGTCGATCGGGATCAGCACGGTGGCCAGGTCCGCCAGCGGCGTGCCGGACGGGGCCAGCACGATCACGTCCGCGCCGCCGTCCCGCGCCAGGTGCACGGAGCGCACCAGCGCCGGGCTGTTGCCGCGCTGGGAGATCGCCACCACGCAGTCGCCCTTCTTCAAGAGCGCGGCGGCGATGCTGTGGATGGCCGGGTCGGAATAGGCCACCGTCGGCACGCCGGAGCGGAAGAACTTGTGCTGCGCATCCGCCGCCACGATGCCGGACGTGCCCTGGCCGTAGAACTCGATCTTCTTGGCGCGCGACAGGATGTCGAGCGCCGCCTGGACGGGTTCGTGGTGCAGGTTGTTGCGCAGGTCCAGCAAGGTGTTGATCGAGCGGCTGCAGATTTTATTGACGAGGTCCGACGCCAGGTCATCCTGCGACGGCGCCTCGTTCAGGCCGGGCAGGGCCAGGGCCAGGCCCTGCGCCAGCTTCAGCTTGAACTCGTGCCAGCCGTCGTAGCCCAGGGTACGGCAGAAGCGCACGACGGTCGGCTCGGACACCTGGGCGCTCTTGGCCAGCGCCGTGATGTTCGAGCTGACCGTGCGCGACGGGTTGTCGAGCACGGCCAGCGCGACCTTGCGTTCCGATTTGGACAGCGAGTCGAGCTGGGTGCGGATGGAGTCCAGTAGCATCAGGGGCGTCAGGTTCGGCGTGGATAAAGGCAGGGTGGTCAAGGTCGCTCAGTCCTCGGGCAGCGCTTCCTCGCGCCACTGCAGGCCGTCGCGCCCGATCAGCGCGCTGGCGGCGGCCGGGCCCCACGTGCCGGAGGTGTACGGCAGCGGTGCCGTGTCGTCCTGCTCCCAGTTGTTCAGGATCGGCTCGACCCATTCCCACGCCGCTTCCAGCTCGTCGCCGCGCATGAACAAGGTCAGCTGCCCGCGCAGCACGTCGAGGAGCAGGCGCTCGTAGGCATCCATGCGTGGCGTCTTGAACGTCTCGCGGAAGTCCAGCTCCAGCTCGGCCGGTTTCAGGCGCATGCCTTCGCCCGGCGTCTTCGCCATCAGGTTCATGCGCAGGCCTTCGTCCGGCTGCAGGCGGATGACGAGGGAGTTCGGCTGGAACGACGACGTCGGCTGGTTGAAGATCGAGTGCGGGATCTGCTTGAAGCGCACGACGATTTCCGCCAGGCCGTCGGCCATGCGCTTGCCGGTGCGCAGGTAGAACGGCACGCCGGCCCAGCGCCACGTGTCGATTTCCGCCTTCATCGCAACGAAGGTCTCGGTGCGCGAATTCTGCGGGGCTTCCGGCTCGTCGCGGTAGCTCGGCACCGGCTGGCCGTCCACGTGGCCGGCGCGGTACTGGCCGCGCACGATGTTCTGCGCCAGGGTCGTCGGCGTGAAGCGCTTCAGCGAGCGCAGCACCTGCAGCTTGGCGTCGCGCACGGCATCCGGCGCGGTCGACGCGGGCGGCTCCATCGCCACGATGCACAGCAGTTGCAGCAGGTGGTTCTGCAGCATGTCGCGCAGCGCGCCCGACGTATCGTAGTAGCCGATGCGGTTGCCCACGCCCAGCTTCTCGGCGATGGTGATCTGCACGTCCGAGATCCATTCGCGGCGCCACAGGGGCTCGAACAGGATGTTGCCGAAGCGCAGCGCCAGCAGGTTCTGTACGGTTTCCTTGCCCAGGTAGTGATCGATCCGGTAGATCTGCGATTCCTCGAATACCTCGCCCACTTCGCGGTTGATCTGCTTGGCCGACGCCAGGTCGCGGCCCAGCGGCTTTTCCAGCACCACGCGCGACTGCGGCGTGACCAGGCCGTTTTCCTTCAGGTTGTCGCAGATCTGCGCGAACAGCGCGGGCGGCGTGGCCAGGTAGTACACGCGGTTCAGGCCCGGCTCGTCGCGCAGCGCCTGCGCCAGGCCCTGGTACGAGCCGGCATCGGTCGCGTCGACGGACACGTAGACGATGCGGCTGGTGAAGCGCGCCCACGTCTCCGGCGTCACCTTCGGGTTCTTGATATGGGGCCGCGACGTCGAGTTGACCGTCTCGATAAATTCTTCCGTGGTGTTGTCGTGCCGGCCCACGCAGATGATGCGCGCGGTCGGCGGCAGGTCGCCGCACACGTCGCGCGAGAACATCGCTGGCAGCAGCTTGCGCATTGCAAGGTCGCCGCTGCCGCCAAACAGAACCAGGTCAAAATCGGTGAGAGCCATAGTATGTAGAGGTTGAATGCTGTGGAGGATTACTACCGAAAATCGGGCGTCCGGTGAAAATATACTACAGGATGCCGCCGTTTGCTAAGGCGCCGCGCGTGGCCCAACATACGCCGGTTGTTCGAGGCCGGCAACGGGCACACGGAGCGCCAGTACCGTGCCGGACAGCGGGTACTGGTCCAGCTCCGCCAGGGGCCGCTTGCCCGCGCTCGTGACGTACAGCGTGCGCAGGTCGGGGCCGCCGAACGCCACCATCGTGGGGCAGCGCACGGGCAGCGCGATGGCGTCGAGCTGCGTGCCGTCGGGCGCCAGCTTGACGATGCGGCCGCCCTCGAACATCGCCACCCAGTAGTTGCCCTCGCTGTCGACGGCGGCGCCATCCGGCCGGCCGCCATAGTTGCTGGCCTTGTCCTGCGAGAACTCGACGAGCGGGCGCAGGTTGGTGGCGCTGCCGGTCGTCGCATCGAAGTCGAGCCGGCGTACCGTGTGCGACGTGGTGTCGGCGTGGTACATCGTGGCGTTGTCCGGACTGAACGCCAGGCCATTGGAGTTGGTCATGCCGCCCGCCCAGGCCAGGCGCACCTGGCCCTTGTCCAGCACGTACATCTCGGCGGCGGGACGGTCGCGCGGCTCGTAGATCGTGCCGACCCAGAAGCGGCCGGCCGCATCGACCTTGCCGTCGTTGAAGCGGGCTTTCGACTGGTCGAACGGTGCCGGCGCGATCTCGGTGACGGTACTCGTGGCGGGATCGAGGTGGACGAAGCCGGCGCGGGTGGCGACGACGATGCCGCCGTCCGCATGCCGGGCCAGTGCCGACGGCTCGGCCGCCATCGGCCAGACGTCATGGCGGCCGGTTGCCGCGGCCAGGCGGTGCACCGCGAAGCCGTCGATGTCGACCCAGTACAGGGCCTGCTCGCGCGGTTCCCACAGCGGGCCTTCGCCCACCTGCATGCGGTCCTGCCACACTACGGTGATGTCGCTCATGGGACTTGCGCGCCTTTCGCCATGACGATCAGGCCGTTGGTGGAGCTGTCGTGCGCGGCCGGATCGACGTCGCCTTCCAGCTCGGCCTGGATCTTCTTCGCCAGCACCTTGCCCAGCTCCACGCCCCACTGGTCGAAGCTGGCGATGTCCCAGATGACGCCCTGCACGAAGGTCTTGTGTTCGTACAGCGCGATCAGCGCGCCCAGCGTGGCGGGCGTCAGCTGGTCCATCAGGATCGTGTTGGACGGGCGGTTGCCGGGGAAGGTCTTGTGCGGCACCAGTTCGTCGATCTTCGTCTCGGTCAGGCCCTGCGCCTGCAGTTCGGCGCGCACCTCGTCGGCCGACTTGCCCTTCATGAACGCTTCCGACTGCGCGAAGCAGTTGGCCAGCAGCGCATCGTGGTGCCCTTCCAGGTCATGCGTGGCGCGCAGCGCCGCGATGAAGTCGATCGGCACCACGTCCGTGCCCTGGTGCAGCAGCTGGAAGTAGGCGTGCTGCGCATTGGTGCCGCATTCGCCCCACACGATCGGGCAGGTCGGCGTATCGACGGGCTGGCCGTTACGCGTCACGCGCTTGCCGTTGCTCTCCATGTCGAGCTGCTGCAGGTAGGCCGGGAAGCGGTTCAGGTCCTGGTGATACGGCGCGATCGACAGCGACGTCGCCCCCAGGAACTGGCGGTTCCAGAAGCCGACCAGGGCCAGCAGCACCGGCATGTTCTGCGCCAGCGGGGCCGTGCGGAAGTGCTCGTCCATCGCATGGGCGCCTTCCAGCATCGTCTGGAAGTAGCCGAAGCCCACCGCCAGCGCGACCGACAGGCCGATGGCCGACCAGACGGAGTAACGGCCGCCGACCCAGTCCCAGAACGGGAACATGTTGTCCAGGTCGATGCCGAACTTGCTGACGGCTTCCTTGTTGGTGGAGACGGCGACGAAGTGGCGGGCCAGGTCTTCCTCGCGGCCTTCGCACAGGAACCAGCGCCGCGCCGTTTGCGCGTTCAGCATCGTCTCGGCCGTCGTGAACGTTTTCGACGCCACGATGAACAGCGTCGTCTCGTGGTTGACCTGGGCCAGCACGGCATCCATGTCGTGGCCGTCCACGTTGGAGACGAAGTGCATCTTCAGGCGTGGGTGGGCGTACGAGCGCAGCGCCAGCACGGCCATCTTCGGCCCCAGGTCGGAGCCGCCGATGCCGATATTGACGATGTCGGTGATGGGCTTGCCGCTGTAGCCCAGCCAGGTGCCGTTGCGCACCTTGTCGGTGAAGCCTTTTACGCGGTCGAGCACGGCATGCACGTCGACGTTGACGTCCTGGCCGTCGACGACCAGCGCCTTGCCGCGCGGCATACGCAGGGCCGTGTGCAGCACGCTGCGATGTTCGGTAAGATTAATTTTGTCGCCGGCAAACATGGCGTCGCGCTGCGCCTCGACGCCGCGTTCGCGCGCCAGGTCCACCAGCAGCTCGACGGTGCGCTGGTCGAGGCGGTTTTTCGAATAGTCCAGGAACAGGCCGGCCGCGTCGACGGTCAGCGCGGGAAAGCGCTGGGGATCGGCGGCAAACAGCTGGCGCATCTGCCAGTCGCGCGCTTCGGCGGCATGGGATTGCAGGGCTTGGTAGCTGACGGTGGTCGTGAGTGCAGGCTGGCGCATGAGATGATGAGTCAGTTGGGAATATTGGCTAACTATACAGGAAAAGCGGGTAACTTCACTACGCTGGTGACCGCAATGCAGCAAAAATATCTGCCATGATGCCCGGTTGCTCTAACAGTCGCGCTGTTCATGTCACTCGTGCGGCGGTGAAAAATGCACGCCGGCGCGCAATGTAGTAAAATTTCGGGAATTCATCGATAAGGAAGCATAATGGCCTTGCACCCAGTCCTCGAAAAAGTCACTGCGCGCATCGTGGCGCGCAGCCGTCCGTCGCGCGGCGCCTACCTGGCGCACCTCGAAGCGGCCCGCGTCAAGGGCCCGCAGCGCGGCACGCTGTCCTGCACCAACCTCGCGCACGGCTTTGCCGCATTCCCCGCCAACGACAAGCTGGTCCTGAAG
This is a stretch of genomic DNA from Pseudoduganella chitinolytica. It encodes these proteins:
- a CDS encoding LysR family transcriptional regulator, which produces MDRLADNLSDLFVLVKVVELKSFSKAALATGATKSTVSKQVRRLEETLGAKLLYRTTRHVALTEAGELAYRHGLRIVEQATALRGAVDSLQEAPRGHLRVTTSVAFGNLHLSALVAQFLARYPDITVVLSLSDRYVDVVEEGFDVAIRLTSNPVDSLVARRLAALDYVVCATPAYLAARERIATPAGLAAHNCMVAGQGLEDTWRFTRGDEGSEVRVTGRLAVNSSESLRQAVLQGIGVGLLPTYAVDADLRAGALDVVLPGYRAEGRFGNSVHAIFAPSRFNTPKMRVFIDFLLEKFGAGALWSAASPGYESNSAQPPSASATAASQ
- the pgi gene encoding glucose-6-phosphate isomerase; protein product: MRQPALTTTVSYQALQSHAAEARDWQMRQLFAADPQRFPALTVDAAGLFLDYSKNRLDQRTVELLVDLARERGVEAQRDAMFAGDKINLTEHRSVLHTALRMPRGKALVVDGQDVNVDVHAVLDRVKGFTDKVRNGTWLGYSGKPITDIVNIGIGGSDLGPKMAVLALRSYAHPRLKMHFVSNVDGHDMDAVLAQVNHETTLFIVASKTFTTAETMLNAQTARRWFLCEGREEDLARHFVAVSTNKEAVSKFGIDLDNMFPFWDWVGGRYSVWSAIGLSVALAVGFGYFQTMLEGAHAMDEHFRTAPLAQNMPVLLALVGFWNRQFLGATSLSIAPYHQDLNRFPAYLQQLDMESNGKRVTRNGQPVDTPTCPIVWGECGTNAQHAYFQLLHQGTDVVPIDFIAALRATHDLEGHHDALLANCFAQSEAFMKGKSADEVRAELQAQGLTETKIDELVPHKTFPGNRPSNTILMDQLTPATLGALIALYEHKTFVQGVIWDIASFDQWGVELGKVLAKKIQAELEGDVDPAAHDSSTNGLIVMAKGAQVP
- the zwf gene encoding glucose-6-phosphate dehydrogenase; translation: MALTDFDLVLFGGSGDLAMRKLLPAMFSRDVCGDLPPTARIICVGRHDNTTEEFIETVNSTSRPHIKNPKVTPETWARFTSRIVYVSVDATDAGSYQGLAQALRDEPGLNRVYYLATPPALFAQICDNLKENGLVTPQSRVVLEKPLGRDLASAKQINREVGEVFEESQIYRIDHYLGKETVQNLLALRFGNILFEPLWRREWISDVQITIAEKLGVGNRIGYYDTSGALRDMLQNHLLQLLCIVAMEPPASTAPDAVRDAKLQVLRSLKRFTPTTLAQNIVRGQYRAGHVDGQPVPSYRDEPEAPQNSRTETFVAMKAEIDTWRWAGVPFYLRTGKRMADGLAEIVVRFKQIPHSIFNQPTSSFQPNSLVIRLQPDEGLRMNLMAKTPGEGMRLKPAELELDFRETFKTPRMDAYERLLLDVLRGQLTLFMRGDELEAAWEWVEPILNNWEQDDTAPLPYTSGTWGPAAASALIGRDGLQWREEALPED
- a CDS encoding SMP-30/gluconolactonase/LRE family protein, encoding MSDITVVWQDRMQVGEGPLWEPREQALYWVDIDGFAVHRLAAATGRHDVWPMAAEPSALARHADGGIVVATRAGFVHLDPATSTVTEIAPAPFDQSKARFNDGKVDAAGRFWVGTIYEPRDRPAAEMYVLDKGQVRLAWAGGMTNSNGLAFSPDNATMYHADTTSHTVRRLDFDATTGSATNLRPLVEFSQDKASNYGGRPDGAAVDSEGNYWVAMFEGGRIVKLAPDGTQLDAIALPVRCPTMVAFGGPDLRTLYVTSAGKRPLAELDQYPLSGTVLALRVPVAGLEQPAYVGPRAAP
- a CDS encoding aspartate/glutamate racemase family protein, which translates into the protein MQQKTIGLLGGIGWASTAEYYRIISELVVQREGDAHSARIVLQSMDQFDFTSRADDPPAIVAFLAEQVARLQAGGADFFLFCANGAHRFAPALLPLVELPFLSIVDATAARVQASGLRKVALLGVKQTMAGRFYHDRLAAHGIDTVTPSAADQERIHAIIYDELVHNRMNAASRQVFCEIIAGLARQGAQGCILGCTEIPLLVRQDDVDIPVFDTTRIHCEAAVALALGG
- a CDS encoding SIS domain-containing protein; amino-acid sequence: MLLDSIRTQLDSLSKSERKVALAVLDNPSRTVSSNITALAKSAQVSEPTVVRFCRTLGYDGWHEFKLKLAQGLALALPGLNEAPSQDDLASDLVNKICSRSINTLLDLRNNLHHEPVQAALDILSRAKKIEFYGQGTSGIVAADAQHKFFRSGVPTVAYSDPAIHSIAAALLKKGDCVVAISQRGNSPALVRSVHLARDGGADVIVLAPSGTPLADLATVLIPIDLIFNTDPYTPISARLAYLVVIDVLAVGLALQRGPEFRRQMQNAQKALQEFEVQFDSFIG